From Apis cerana isolate GH-2021 linkage group LG10, AcerK_1.0, whole genome shotgun sequence, one genomic window encodes:
- the LOC107992996 gene encoding ras-related GTP-binding protein D isoform X1 produces the protein MIQFTIFDDDDQYQASYDVGSFPKDFGYAPFDGETEGSIDPLAGEQKPRILLMGLRRSGKSSIQKVVFHKMSPNETLFLESTNKIIKDDISNSSFVQFQIWDFPGQIDFFDPTFDSDMIFGGCGALVFVIDAQDDYMEALNKLHLTVTKAYKVNQAIKFEVFIHKVDGLSDDCKMETQRDIHTRANDDLADSGCDQIHLSFHLTSIYDHSIFEAFSKVVQKLIPQLPTLENLLNILISNSAIEKAFLFDVVSKIYIATDSSPVDMQSYELCCDMIDVVIDVSCIYGLREDLEAAAFDNQSSSLIKLNNGTILYLREVNKFLALVCILREDNFDRQGVIDYNFLCFRKAIQQVFELRNKALTTANINNHSTPSINLNETVNAPTVSQSGTMGQNGTVVNAQNFAQNRIFL, from the exons ATGATTCAATTTActatattc gaTGATGATGATCAATATCAAGCTAGTTATGATGTAGGTTCTTTTCCTAAAGATTTTGGATATGCCCCATTTGATGGAGAAACAGAAGGATCCATAGATCCTTTAGCAGGAGAACAAAAAcctagaatattattaatgggtCTTCGAAG gaGTGGAAAATCATCAATACAAAAAGtagtttttcataaaatgtcaccaaatgaaacattatttttggaaagcacaaataaaattattaaagatgatATAAGTAACTCTAGTtttgttcaatttcaaatttgggACTTTCCAGGACAAATTGACTTTTTTGATCCTACTTTTGATAGCGATATGATATTTGGTGGTTGTGGAGCTTTAGTTTTTGTTATTGATGCTCAAGATGATTATATGGAAGCACTTAATAAACTTCATTTAACAGTTACAAAAGCATATAAAGTTAATCAAGcgataaaatttgaagtatTCATACATAAGGTTGATGGCTTATCTGATGATTGCAAAATGGAAACACAAAGGGATATACATACTAGAGCAAATGATGATCTTGCAGATTCTG gatGTGACCAAATACATCTAAGTTTCCATTTAACATCTATATATGATCACAGTATATTTGAAGCATTTAGCAAAGTTGTACAAAAGTTGATACCACAGTTACCAACTCTAGAAAATTTACTTAACATACTCATATca aATTCTGCAATTGAAAAGgcatttttatttgatgtagtatctaaaatttatattgcaacTGATAGTTCTCCTGTAGATATGCAAAGTTATGAACTTTGTTGTGATATGATTGATGTTGTTATTGATGTATCTTGCATATATGG tttaagaGAAGATTTAGAGGCTGCAGCATTTGATAATCAAAGTTCTAGCTTAATCAAACTAAATAatggaacaattttatatttaagagaagttaataaattcttgGCTCTAGTTTGTATTTTGCGCGaagataattttgatagaCAAG gtGTAATTGATTATAACTTTCTTTGTTTCCGCAAAGCTATACAACAGGTTTTTGAATTACGTAATAAAGCATTGACTActgcaaatattaataatcattcaacaccatctattaatttgaatgaaactGTAAATGCTCCTACAGTATCACAAAGTGGAACAATGGGACAAAATGGTACTGTTGTAAATGCACAGAATTTTGcgcaaaatagaatttttctttaa
- the LOC107992996 gene encoding ras-related GTP-binding protein D isoform X2, which produces MDDDDQYQASYDVGSFPKDFGYAPFDGETEGSIDPLAGEQKPRILLMGLRRSGKSSIQKVVFHKMSPNETLFLESTNKIIKDDISNSSFVQFQIWDFPGQIDFFDPTFDSDMIFGGCGALVFVIDAQDDYMEALNKLHLTVTKAYKVNQAIKFEVFIHKVDGLSDDCKMETQRDIHTRANDDLADSGCDQIHLSFHLTSIYDHSIFEAFSKVVQKLIPQLPTLENLLNILISNSAIEKAFLFDVVSKIYIATDSSPVDMQSYELCCDMIDVVIDVSCIYGLREDLEAAAFDNQSSSLIKLNNGTILYLREVNKFLALVCILREDNFDRQGVIDYNFLCFRKAIQQVFELRNKALTTANINNHSTPSINLNETVNAPTVSQSGTMGQNGTVVNAQNFAQNRIFL; this is translated from the exons ATG gaTGATGATGATCAATATCAAGCTAGTTATGATGTAGGTTCTTTTCCTAAAGATTTTGGATATGCCCCATTTGATGGAGAAACAGAAGGATCCATAGATCCTTTAGCAGGAGAACAAAAAcctagaatattattaatgggtCTTCGAAG gaGTGGAAAATCATCAATACAAAAAGtagtttttcataaaatgtcaccaaatgaaacattatttttggaaagcacaaataaaattattaaagatgatATAAGTAACTCTAGTtttgttcaatttcaaatttgggACTTTCCAGGACAAATTGACTTTTTTGATCCTACTTTTGATAGCGATATGATATTTGGTGGTTGTGGAGCTTTAGTTTTTGTTATTGATGCTCAAGATGATTATATGGAAGCACTTAATAAACTTCATTTAACAGTTACAAAAGCATATAAAGTTAATCAAGcgataaaatttgaagtatTCATACATAAGGTTGATGGCTTATCTGATGATTGCAAAATGGAAACACAAAGGGATATACATACTAGAGCAAATGATGATCTTGCAGATTCTG gatGTGACCAAATACATCTAAGTTTCCATTTAACATCTATATATGATCACAGTATATTTGAAGCATTTAGCAAAGTTGTACAAAAGTTGATACCACAGTTACCAACTCTAGAAAATTTACTTAACATACTCATATca aATTCTGCAATTGAAAAGgcatttttatttgatgtagtatctaaaatttatattgcaacTGATAGTTCTCCTGTAGATATGCAAAGTTATGAACTTTGTTGTGATATGATTGATGTTGTTATTGATGTATCTTGCATATATGG tttaagaGAAGATTTAGAGGCTGCAGCATTTGATAATCAAAGTTCTAGCTTAATCAAACTAAATAatggaacaattttatatttaagagaagttaataaattcttgGCTCTAGTTTGTATTTTGCGCGaagataattttgatagaCAAG gtGTAATTGATTATAACTTTCTTTGTTTCCGCAAAGCTATACAACAGGTTTTTGAATTACGTAATAAAGCATTGACTActgcaaatattaataatcattcaacaccatctattaatttgaatgaaactGTAAATGCTCCTACAGTATCACAAAGTGGAACAATGGGACAAAATGGTACTGTTGTAAATGCACAGAATTTTGcgcaaaatagaatttttctttaa